Sequence from the Clostridium saccharobutylicum DSM 13864 genome:
ATTTCAGATCCAGTAAAAACTCAATTCGGATATCATATAATTAAAGCTACTGGATTAAAGGGTGCACAAGTAACTCCTTTAGATGAAGTCAAGGACGATATTAAAAGTGAATTATTACAACAAAAGCAAAGCGATGCCTTTAATGCTAAAATAAATGAATGGAAACAAAGTGTTAAAGTTAAAACTTATGAAGACAGATTATAGTTTTGATTTACAATAGTTTTATAAAGTAAATAATAAAAAATGATACCTATAGATTGTACATATGAAAAGTGTTTGGTCTATAGGTATTTTTTATAATACTAAAGGCTAACGACAATAAAAATACTTTCAGAAATAATGAATTTATTTGAAGAAGTAAATATTATTGCAATAAAACATACATTTAAGGGGGGGAAAGGAAAAAAATCAATATAACCAATAATATATACAAGTTATTTGCGTTTTATGGATAAATTTGTATGTTTGGAGTAAAAGGCATTTATTTAATTTAAGTATTATGAGAATATGTAATTGTAAGTAGATTAATCACTTATATAAAGAATAAAAGGAGGATGTTAAAATGTTAGAATTAACACTTAACCAACAAAAACAGATAAATGGGGGGGCATACGTAGTTAGAATTTATAGAAATGGTAGTCTTATGAAAACAGTACACGGATTTAATACATTAAATCAAGCAGAAGCTTGTGCTAATATGTATGTTAATCACGGATATAGAGCGAGAATATCTGCTGAATAAGCTAGAAATAATTTTATTTAATTAAAATTATATTTTATCTAATAACAAGAAAAGCTGATTTCTAAATGAAATCAGCTTTTCTCATAAAGTTTAAAATAACATAAATGATTGATTATTATGGGAAATTATAGGATAAAAGGTGAGCAGATGAATATATTTAAAAAATATTATTGCATAAAACAACATGATATGAAAGATTGTGGACCAGCATGCATAGCTACGATTTTAAAACAATATGGCTTAAAGATGCCAGTATCAAAAATAAGGGAAGTATCAGGAACAGATTTAGAAGGCACCTCAGTTTATGGACTGGTACAAGCAGCAAAAAAACTAGGATTTAGTTGCAAAGCAGTAAGGGTAGTAAAAAAAGAAGAGATATTTGATAACTTACCCCTACCTTTAATAGCACATGTTATTATAGATAATATGTTATTGCATTATGTAGTAATACATAAGATTTCTAAGAAATATATTTTAGTGGCAGATCCCGCTAAAGGTATTATTAAATATACACCAGAGGAATTTTTTAAAATATGGAGTGATATATTAATTTTAATGATTCCTACAGCCACGTTTAAAAAGGGAGATGAAACTAAAGGGATTTTTCAAAGATTTTGGGGATTAATAAAAGTTCAAAAGGGCTTATTAATAAATATATTTATATCATCTTTATTAATAACAATATTAGGCATGGCTGGATCATTTTATTTTCAGTTTTTAATAGATGATATACTACCCAATAATTTAAGTAAGGATTTGTTTTCAATCTCGATAGCAATGCTAGTACTAATTATTTTTAAAATTATAACAGAATTTTTTAGAAGTATTTTACTTATTTATATGGCTCAAAATATAGATATTCCACTATTGTTAGGTTATTATAAACATGTAATAAGATTACCTATGAACTTTTTTAGTACAAGAAAAGTGGGAGAGATTATTTCGAGATTTAATGATGGTGGTAAAATAAGAGATGCAATTTCATCGGCAACTATAACTTTAATGATTGATGTTGTAATGGCATTAGCTGGAGGGATAGTCTTATATATTCAAAATTCAAAGCTATTTCTTAGCTGTTTAATTCCGATAATTTTATATTTAATTTTGATATTGAGCTTTAAAAATAAATTAAAAAAAATCAATAGAAGGGTTATGGAAGATGATGCGACATTAACGTCCTATTTAGTAGAATCGTTAGAAGGAATAGAAACAATAAAATCTTTTAATGGTGAAAATTTGGTGGAAGTAAAGACAGAGAATAAGTTTTTAAAGCTTATGAAGAGTTGCTTCAAACATGGATATATTCATAATCTTCAAGGGACATTAAAGAGTGTGATAAGTAGTATATTTGGTATATGTTTATTATGGTTTGGAGGTAGTTTAGTTTTAAAAGGCGAGATAACTATCGGAGAATTAATAAGTTTTAATGCATTACTTGCATATTTTATTCAACCAATAGAAAGGTTAATAAATTTGCAACCACAATTGCAAGAAGCAATGGTTGCTAGTGACAGATTAGGAGAAATATTGGACTTAGAGTTGGAAAAGTCAATAAATGAAAAAATAAAACCTAAATCATTAATTGGTGATATAATTTTAAAACATGTAAACTTTCAATATGGAGTTAGAGATAAAGTTTTAAATGATATAAGCATGAATATAAAAAAAGGAGATAAAATAGCAT
This genomic interval carries:
- a CDS encoding peptidase domain-containing ABC transporter, which codes for MNIFKKYYCIKQHDMKDCGPACIATILKQYGLKMPVSKIREVSGTDLEGTSVYGLVQAAKKLGFSCKAVRVVKKEEIFDNLPLPLIAHVIIDNMLLHYVVIHKISKKYILVADPAKGIIKYTPEEFFKIWSDILILMIPTATFKKGDETKGIFQRFWGLIKVQKGLLINIFISSLLITILGMAGSFYFQFLIDDILPNNLSKDLFSISIAMLVLIIFKIITEFFRSILLIYMAQNIDIPLLLGYYKHVIRLPMNFFSTRKVGEIISRFNDGGKIRDAISSATITLMIDVVMALAGGIVLYIQNSKLFLSCLIPIILYLILILSFKNKLKKINRRVMEDDATLTSYLVESLEGIETIKSFNGENLVEVKTENKFLKLMKSCFKHGYIHNLQGTLKSVISSIFGICLLWFGGSLVLKGEITIGELISFNALLAYFIQPIERLINLQPQLQEAMVASDRLGEILDLELEKSINEKIKPKSLIGDIILKHVNFQYGVRDKVLNDISMNIKKGDKIAFVGESGSGKTTIAKLLMGFYKLEDGEIIINNYNIKDIDKKVLRDKVGYISQDSFFFSGTIRENLEFADKDITYEDMICACEKAQIHEYIENLPLRYETILEEKGMNLSCGQRQRLSIARALLKKPEILIMDEATSNLDSITEKAIQKTLEECSGNLTTIMIAHRLSTIMKCNMIYVIDKGKIVEAGTHKELLEKEGYYYNLWSVQSIDKSDKILVDNI